One Thalassotalea sediminis DNA segment encodes these proteins:
- the clpS gene encoding ATP-dependent Clp protease adapter ClpS, producing the protein MSNWKEIFDNQELLEDEVVEQYQKPPMYTVVLLNDDYTPMDFVIDVLRKFFGMNEEKATDVMLEVHYKGKGRCGTFTADVAETKVSLVCDYAMENQHPLMCTMEKA; encoded by the coding sequence ATGAGTAATTGGAAAGAAATATTCGACAACCAAGAGTTGTTAGAAGACGAGGTTGTAGAACAGTACCAAAAACCACCTATGTATACCGTGGTGCTATTAAATGATGATTACACGCCGATGGATTTTGTTATCGACGTTTTAAGAAAGTTTTTTGGCATGAACGAAGAGAAAGCAACCGATGTTATGCTTGAAGTTCATTACAAAGGAAAGGGTCGTTGTGGCACATTTACTGCAGATGTAGCAGAAACCAAAGTCAGTTTAGTATGCGATTATGCAATGGAAAATCAACATCCATTGATGTGTACTATGGAAAAAGCGTGA
- the cspD gene encoding cold shock domain-containing protein CspD, translating into MAHGKVKWFNNAKGFGFIRPDDGGEDIFAHYSTIEMDGYRTLKAGQDVDYELNAGPKGHHASVIKPSDLDDISE; encoded by the coding sequence ATGGCTCACGGTAAAGTTAAGTGGTTTAATAACGCAAAAGGTTTCGGTTTTATTCGCCCTGATGATGGTGGCGAAGACATTTTTGCACACTATTCCACAATTGAAATGGACGGCTATCGTACATTAAAAGCAGGTCAAGATGTTGATTACGAACTAAATGCAGGGCCTAAGGGTCATCATGCATCGGTAATCAAGCCATCTGATTTAGATGATATTAGCGAATAG
- a CDS encoding isocitrate/isopropylmalate family dehydrogenase, with the protein MTTAIIPPVQGQEISINSQGALVVPNFPIIPYIVGDGIGVDITPVMLKVVDAAVMKAYGGDKKIAWLETYAGAAAIEHYNDDIWLPEETVTAFKRYKVGIKGPLDAPIGSGLQSLSIQLREQLDVKHCLNTFQCFDGLPKCINHQQLIDIAIFQSEPSVVSTKNMTIENEEETYASTISINKLDVEQLLTRAIEHAITQDKTSVAIVHDGGDTAQFSDAICKWGYHLTKASFDGREINGGPWVNIKNPITGKEITIKDLSIESLIQQLISNPAEYQVLVAPFAYGSSLRSLLSTISNTIGITPACYLSKESAIFEATHGTAQKYAGLNKVNPSSLLLASVLMLRHIGWHEAANYIVTGMRGAISAKTVTYDLANKIADSTILTSSGFGDCILEHMN; encoded by the coding sequence ATGACAACAGCAATAATACCCCCTGTACAAGGGCAAGAAATTTCTATAAATAGTCAAGGAGCACTCGTAGTGCCTAACTTCCCGATCATTCCATATATTGTTGGTGATGGTATCGGTGTAGATATTACACCAGTAATGCTAAAGGTCGTTGATGCTGCTGTTATGAAAGCTTATGGCGGAGACAAAAAGATTGCATGGCTAGAAACATATGCAGGTGCAGCCGCTATAGAGCACTACAACGATGATATTTGGCTACCTGAAGAAACCGTAACAGCTTTTAAACGATATAAAGTTGGTATTAAAGGACCTTTAGATGCGCCTATTGGAAGTGGGCTGCAATCTTTAAGTATTCAACTACGAGAACAGCTTGATGTTAAACATTGCCTAAATACATTCCAGTGTTTTGATGGTTTACCCAAGTGTATTAATCATCAGCAACTCATTGATATCGCAATTTTTCAGTCAGAACCTTCGGTGGTGTCTACAAAGAATATGACGATTGAAAATGAAGAAGAAACCTATGCAAGCACTATTTCTATTAATAAGTTGGATGTAGAGCAATTATTAACTCGTGCGATAGAGCATGCAATTACCCAAGATAAAACCAGCGTTGCAATTGTACATGATGGTGGAGATACAGCACAGTTTAGCGACGCTATCTGTAAATGGGGCTATCACCTAACGAAGGCTTCATTTGACGGACGAGAGATAAACGGTGGTCCATGGGTAAATATTAAAAACCCTATAACCGGCAAAGAAATTACGATTAAAGATTTAAGTATTGAATCATTAATACAACAACTTATTTCTAATCCTGCTGAGTATCAGGTGTTAGTTGCACCATTTGCTTATGGTTCAAGTCTACGAAGTTTACTGTCAACGATAAGTAATACTATAGGTATTACGCCTGCATGTTACTTGAGTAAAGAAAGTGCTATTTTTGAAGCAACACACGGAACGGCACAAAAATATGCTGGATTGAATAAGGTCAACCCTAGTTCATTACTATTAGCCTCGGTGTTAATGTTAAGGCATATTGGATGGCATGAAGCAGCAAATTATATTGTTACTGGCATGAGGGGAGCCATAAGTGCGAAAACCGTCACCTATGACCTTGCTAATAAGATCGCTGACAGCACTATTTTAACGAGTTCGGGTTTTGGTGATTGTATTTTAGAACATATGAACTAG
- a CDS encoding TonB-dependent receptor, whose protein sequence is MSVTSLHNYQFIDESIEQALIEIAKLNNTQLIMQSGEYSQQYVTLTCLCSLTEVLDKLFKDTHFQYRLSKNGSLLVYVQAKTSKQSQAINKESYERILVTGFTHKAKSILRSSSAVTAYNKSTFIDQGQPNSADMLKHVPGFWVEDSGGEANNNVAPRGLRGGEGYRFISVMEDGLPISYDGIWVDFFQRQDIMTSSVETIRGGNSGILSVNGPAAVVNFISEDGTTSQDNEIVLKQGVDHKSTRVDLRIVEKISDSWHIAFGGFYRKSDGIREPGFTADNGGQLKIVSNYQKKDTSISVIAKVLNDKTTFYSPIVFTGEKSPKAVKHLSATHGTMLSRYFSKLTFTPPIEQSNVIEDYDIRDGQQTNMTSLGIFGHHDVNENWRFSYKVRYSDMQNDMLAMINLDNNTIFTANEYLSSPEVLGFLNQNKAVGATEAILKSVNDNFQVQSDSTKLFSIAYPLYSNYQQYQWFSNGNMSFDYDVLSGSLGHYFARSKYTSLPFDKWLGQYLIDVKHQPQRFDIIGLNKVGDEVAKMTEEGQLSSLGPAYIDGKGFVESHSLYGQLSANVLDMLTFDVGIRLENLLLESTASTDKLYFEEHSLPIRYISNYQFSRKKKFKESAWNIGVNYTPNEHIALFANTADAFEMPRVTSFGNAIGWSDYVDNVPDTLSFEQPVRLTFSELGFRYDQNNSLITAILFKTKFDPLLVNVYRGKSASETVFMNTETIGVELEFFHQLNKILTVKGTSVWQRARFSNISQRFEESIYNHNQITRTPELQLRLETVFDIENINMAIRYHYIGDRYSDIANKRKLPKFQYVDMNIKWQISPQFAVNLVGNNIFNSYGLTEGNPRTNHELTSSTYYYARPIFGRSFSLSFQYHF, encoded by the coding sequence ATGTCAGTTACTTCGCTACACAATTATCAATTTATTGACGAAAGTATCGAACAGGCATTAATTGAAATTGCAAAGTTAAATAATACTCAATTAATAATGCAATCTGGGGAGTATTCTCAACAATATGTTACCTTGACTTGTTTATGCAGTCTGACAGAGGTTTTGGATAAACTGTTTAAAGATACTCACTTTCAATATCGTTTATCAAAAAACGGTAGTTTACTTGTTTATGTGCAAGCGAAAACATCTAAGCAATCACAAGCTATAAACAAAGAAAGTTATGAACGGATACTCGTTACAGGGTTTACACATAAAGCCAAGTCTATTTTGAGAAGCTCAAGTGCTGTAACTGCTTATAATAAATCGACCTTCATTGATCAAGGGCAACCCAATAGTGCTGATATGTTGAAGCATGTGCCTGGCTTTTGGGTAGAAGACTCTGGAGGTGAAGCAAATAATAATGTTGCCCCTAGGGGCCTTAGAGGAGGCGAAGGCTATAGATTTATAAGCGTTATGGAGGATGGTTTACCTATTAGCTACGATGGGATATGGGTCGATTTTTTTCAACGTCAAGATATTATGACAAGCTCCGTTGAAACTATTCGAGGCGGTAACAGTGGTATTCTTAGTGTAAATGGGCCTGCAGCCGTAGTGAACTTTATTTCAGAAGATGGAACGACTTCTCAGGACAATGAAATAGTGTTGAAACAAGGGGTTGATCACAAGTCAACACGTGTAGATCTAAGAATCGTAGAAAAAATCAGCGATAGTTGGCACATAGCATTTGGAGGCTTTTACCGTAAAAGCGATGGTATACGAGAACCAGGTTTTACTGCTGACAATGGCGGTCAATTGAAAATTGTCAGTAACTATCAAAAAAAAGATACTAGCATTAGTGTCATTGCAAAAGTGCTAAATGATAAAACTACTTTTTATTCTCCAATCGTTTTTACTGGCGAAAAATCACCTAAAGCCGTCAAACACCTATCTGCTACGCATGGTACTATGTTAAGCCGATATTTTTCTAAGTTGACTTTTACGCCACCTATTGAACAGTCAAATGTCATTGAAGACTATGATATTCGAGATGGACAACAAACTAACATGACGTCATTAGGCATATTTGGTCATCACGACGTAAATGAAAATTGGCGGTTTTCTTATAAAGTACGTTATTCGGATATGCAAAATGACATGCTTGCAATGATCAACTTGGATAACAATACTATTTTCACTGCAAATGAGTACCTATCATCACCAGAGGTTCTAGGTTTCCTTAATCAAAACAAAGCGGTTGGCGCTACTGAAGCAATTTTAAAAAGCGTCAATGATAACTTTCAAGTTCAAAGCGATAGTACAAAACTTTTTTCAATTGCCTACCCATTATATTCAAATTATCAACAATATCAGTGGTTCAGTAATGGTAATATGTCCTTTGATTATGACGTGTTAAGCGGTAGTTTAGGGCATTATTTTGCACGTAGTAAATATACATCATTACCTTTTGATAAGTGGCTTGGACAATACTTAATTGATGTGAAACACCAACCTCAAAGATTCGATATTATCGGGCTAAATAAAGTGGGCGATGAGGTAGCTAAAATGACAGAAGAAGGCCAACTTTCATCATTAGGTCCTGCTTACATTGATGGAAAAGGTTTCGTAGAATCGCATTCTCTATATGGGCAGCTTAGCGCTAACGTTTTAGATATGTTGACGTTTGATGTTGGCATACGACTAGAAAATTTATTATTAGAGTCAACCGCAAGTACTGACAAACTCTATTTTGAAGAACACTCTTTACCGATCAGGTATATTTCTAATTATCAGTTTTCACGGAAGAAAAAATTCAAGGAGTCGGCTTGGAATATTGGTGTGAATTATACGCCAAATGAACATATTGCTTTATTTGCGAATACTGCTGATGCGTTCGAAATGCCAAGAGTGACAAGTTTTGGAAACGCTATAGGTTGGTCAGACTATGTCGATAATGTGCCTGATACACTTTCATTTGAACAGCCAGTAAGGCTTACTTTCAGTGAGTTAGGGTTTAGATATGATCAAAATAATTCACTTATCACCGCAATATTGTTTAAAACAAAGTTTGATCCCTTATTGGTCAATGTCTATCGAGGAAAGTCTGCGTCTGAAACAGTGTTTATGAATACGGAAACAATAGGCGTCGAACTAGAATTTTTCCACCAATTAAACAAAATTCTTACAGTTAAGGGCACTAGTGTTTGGCAACGAGCTCGTTTTAGTAATATTTCACAACGCTTTGAAGAAAGTATTTATAATCATAATCAGATAACTAGAACACCTGAACTACAACTTAGGTTGGAGACTGTATTTGATATTGAAAATATCAACATGGCAATTCGTTATCATTATATAGGCGATCGTTATTCAGATATCGCAAATAAACGTAAATTGCCAAAGTTTCAATATGTTGATATGAATATTAAATGGCAGATTTCTCCGCAGTTCGCCGTTAATTTAGTGGGTAACAATATATTCAATTCTTATGGTTTAACTGAAGGCAATCCTCGTACTAACCATGAATTAACATCGTCTACTTATTATTACGCGCGACCAATTTTTGGTCGCTCATTTAGTTTATCGTTTCAGTATCATTTTTAG
- a CDS encoding FecR family protein, producing MNNVTTDKAQQLHVEEAAAKWLLLLEESPTKENTEALKCWLDQDERHKNIYHDMKLAWSEAALLTESDLLQPHERIEALTDKTPIIQRLYSRFSWPVAFASCVLLIVAFTFIELSPVLQKGELTQKVTTVNKPEYYTTPIGESRIVRLSDDSTIAIASGSAISVNYTETKRSIELLKGEALFTVSKNKIKPFVVTYKGRIAQALGTAFNVKESQGDMHVQVLEGTVKVASIANSNLSKKILTAGQGISVNQNGSMSDVSRHTNSTQMGWQKGRLSYVNVALSSVVYDISRYVPLHIYIQDKSVADMRFTGNIKLERIEEWFADLPDIFPLDIQQYGDTKVMTKRE from the coding sequence ATGAACAATGTAACGACCGATAAAGCGCAACAACTACATGTTGAAGAAGCTGCTGCTAAGTGGCTATTATTGCTTGAAGAATCGCCTACAAAAGAAAATACCGAAGCGCTGAAGTGTTGGTTAGATCAAGATGAGCGCCACAAAAACATTTACCATGATATGAAACTAGCTTGGTCTGAGGCTGCTCTTTTAACGGAAAGTGATCTATTGCAACCTCACGAACGAATAGAAGCTTTAACAGATAAAACGCCGATAATTCAAAGGTTATATTCGCGTTTTAGTTGGCCAGTTGCTTTTGCCAGTTGCGTGTTATTAATTGTGGCTTTTACATTCATAGAACTATCCCCAGTTCTACAAAAAGGTGAACTTACACAAAAAGTAACTACTGTTAATAAACCTGAATATTATACGACTCCAATAGGTGAGTCGAGAATAGTGAGATTAAGCGATGACTCTACTATTGCAATAGCGTCAGGAAGCGCTATTTCGGTAAATTATACCGAGACAAAAAGAAGCATTGAGTTACTTAAAGGCGAAGCGCTTTTTACTGTCAGTAAAAATAAAATAAAACCTTTTGTTGTTACCTACAAAGGTCGAATTGCGCAAGCTTTAGGAACCGCATTTAATGTTAAAGAATCGCAAGGTGACATGCACGTACAAGTTTTAGAAGGCACTGTTAAAGTTGCATCTATTGCAAACAGTAATTTATCGAAGAAAATTTTAACAGCAGGACAGGGTATTTCTGTTAATCAAAATGGCAGTATGTCCGATGTAAGTCGACATACCAATAGTACACAAATGGGGTGGCAAAAAGGCCGTTTAAGCTATGTAAATGTGGCACTGTCCTCTGTTGTGTACGATATAAGCCGTTATGTACCCTTACATATTTACATTCAAGACAAAAGTGTGGCAGACATGCGGTTTACAGGCAATATTAAGCTTGAAAGGATTGAAGAATGGTTCGCAGATCTTCCAGATATTTTTCCATTAGATATTCAACAATATGGCGATACTAAGGTGATGACAAAGAGGGAATGA
- a CDS encoding RNA polymerase sigma factor: MTNTLRKIEQSSQDEKYKARIKALYVDHYKRLIHHIVKKGLSHKEAEDIAQEAFVKLLGLESNGISNYIQAYLYKIATNLSIDKLRRQTRNPVEADNNQISQGIHYTSPERSIEHQHALTLVKESLRKLPLKCRQAFVLYKIKGMEYREIAEIMQISESMVRKYVLQAVRSCYQHIAVNS, encoded by the coding sequence ATGACTAATACATTAAGGAAAATCGAACAGTCGTCACAAGATGAAAAATATAAAGCGCGAATTAAAGCGCTTTATGTTGACCACTACAAACGATTGATACATCACATTGTGAAAAAAGGTTTGTCGCATAAAGAAGCAGAAGATATTGCACAGGAAGCATTTGTTAAATTACTGGGTCTAGAAAGCAACGGAATTAGTAATTATATACAAGCGTACTTATATAAAATAGCGACTAATTTGTCTATCGACAAGCTTAGAAGGCAAACCAGAAATCCTGTCGAAGCAGACAACAATCAGATTTCACAGGGTATTCATTACACATCACCTGAAAGGTCAATAGAACACCAACATGCGCTAACCTTGGTAAAAGAGTCACTTCGTAAATTACCGTTAAAATGTAGACAAGCATTTGTATTATATAAAATTAAGGGTATGGAATATCGAGAAATTGCTGAAATAATGCAAATATCTGAGAGTATGGTACGTAAGTATGTCTTACAGGCAGTGAGAAGTTGTTACCAACATATAGCAGTGAACTCGTAG
- a CDS encoding beta-N-acetylhexosaminidase, whose protein sequence is MKYLIALIFIIFKSPAFAAQHKLPVLFPYPEEVRWQSGHFSLNSRTSIYVNEKGAHATAMLFSQEVQPTTGYLFPLSETPKKNQLRFVIDKTISHLEGYTIDVTDNIVLLKASTPKGLFYASQTLRQLLDADIETKTPINRSAWLIPNVIIKDKPAHQYRGMHLDVSRHFYDVDFVKRYIDWLSHHKFNKFQWHLTDDQGWRIEIKSFPRLTSIGSARNKTVVGHTYDYQPLYDDLPHRGFYTQAQIKEIVEYAAIRHVEVIPEIDVPGHSTAILAAYPEFSCHGNNISVESHFGIFEQVLCPTEKTMNFLADVFQEVASLFPSKYIHIGGDEVIKKQWLESNSVQKLMRTLNITSGEQLQSYFIHRVTNILTELDKVAVGWDEILEGGAPNTALITSWRGTEGGIEAAKRGNKVVMTPYQFTYFDAYQSRSIDEPKAIHGFLPIEKVYQFNVMPEQLTPEQRQNIIGVQGALWTEYIKTEQHAQYMIFPRLAALAEVAWSTNKSWARFNEQLAALSDRYHAMGINSSKSYLVPWVKKVNATTKQVSVSFAQLNKERQLVIEHDNNTNNSRTYANVQTIDVSGARLHTIKAHTRNKGERSKSVHLTVAPHKAINKPISFKYAPVENTAHRINDGIFAFDQYYDVNKYTIFEAKNLDAVINFEEITQVFRVVFGIDAGRHRQLVPPESVEIHSSVDGINWQLIKMLSNNDIHGPVIDITFTTIATQYLRVVAVNKKQSLDAQIPLLPLYIDEIAVF, encoded by the coding sequence GTGAAATATCTAATTGCGTTAATTTTCATTATTTTTAAAAGTCCAGCGTTTGCTGCACAGCATAAGTTACCTGTACTATTCCCATACCCTGAGGAAGTTCGTTGGCAATCAGGCCACTTTAGCTTAAATAGTCGTACGAGTATTTATGTTAATGAGAAAGGGGCACATGCAACTGCAATGCTCTTTTCTCAAGAAGTTCAGCCAACAACTGGGTACTTATTTCCACTGTCAGAAACCCCTAAGAAAAACCAATTGCGTTTTGTTATAGATAAAACAATTAGCCACCTTGAAGGCTACACCATTGATGTAACTGACAACATTGTTTTGCTAAAAGCGAGTACCCCCAAAGGGCTCTTCTACGCAAGCCAAACATTGAGGCAATTATTAGACGCTGACATTGAAACAAAAACACCTATTAATCGGTCTGCTTGGTTGATCCCTAACGTTATTATTAAAGATAAACCCGCCCATCAATATCGTGGCATGCATTTAGATGTCAGTAGACATTTTTATGACGTTGACTTTGTAAAGCGATACATTGATTGGTTATCACATCATAAGTTTAACAAGTTTCAATGGCACTTAACGGATGATCAAGGTTGGCGAATTGAGATTAAATCGTTTCCTAGATTAACTTCTATTGGAAGCGCGCGTAATAAAACCGTTGTAGGACATACATACGACTATCAACCTTTATACGATGATTTACCGCATCGTGGCTTCTATACACAAGCCCAAATTAAAGAAATTGTTGAATACGCAGCGATCAGGCATGTTGAGGTAATTCCAGAAATTGATGTTCCTGGACATTCAACGGCGATACTTGCTGCCTATCCCGAATTTTCCTGTCATGGTAATAATATTAGCGTTGAAAGTCATTTTGGTATCTTCGAACAGGTACTTTGTCCAACAGAGAAAACAATGAATTTTTTAGCTGATGTATTTCAGGAAGTAGCGAGTCTTTTCCCTAGTAAGTATATTCATATCGGCGGCGACGAAGTGATTAAAAAACAATGGTTAGAAAGTAATTCAGTGCAAAAGCTAATGCGAACGTTGAATATTACGTCGGGCGAACAATTGCAAAGCTATTTTATTCACAGAGTAACGAATATTTTAACCGAGCTAGATAAAGTAGCCGTTGGCTGGGATGAGATTTTAGAAGGAGGCGCACCAAACACAGCGCTTATCACTTCTTGGCGCGGAACTGAAGGAGGTATAGAAGCAGCTAAACGCGGTAACAAAGTAGTAATGACACCTTATCAGTTCACTTATTTTGACGCATATCAATCTCGTTCTATTGACGAACCTAAAGCAATTCATGGTTTCTTGCCGATAGAGAAGGTTTATCAATTTAATGTAATGCCTGAACAGTTAACACCTGAGCAGCGCCAAAATATAATCGGCGTTCAAGGCGCACTATGGACAGAATATATAAAAACAGAGCAACATGCGCAGTATATGATCTTTCCAAGATTAGCTGCACTTGCAGAGGTTGCATGGTCTACTAATAAAAGCTGGGCTCGATTTAATGAACAGTTAGCAGCGCTATCTGATCGTTATCACGCAATGGGAATTAATAGCAGTAAATCTTATTTAGTCCCTTGGGTTAAAAAGGTGAACGCTACTACAAAGCAAGTATCGGTGTCTTTTGCTCAACTTAACAAAGAAAGGCAATTGGTTATCGAACATGACAACAATACGAACAATAGTCGAACATACGCTAACGTACAGACTATTGATGTCAGTGGTGCTCGTTTACACACGATTAAAGCACACACTAGAAACAAAGGTGAACGTTCAAAATCAGTACATTTAACAGTCGCACCGCATAAAGCGATTAATAAGCCGATCAGTTTTAAATATGCACCTGTTGAGAATACTGCACATCGAATTAATGACGGTATTTTCGCGTTTGATCAATATTATGATGTTAATAAATATACTATTTTTGAAGCAAAAAACTTAGATGCTGTCATTAACTTTGAAGAGATAACGCAAGTTTTCCGTGTTGTTTTTGGTATCGATGCAGGCAGGCATAGACAACTGGTGCCTCCAGAAAGTGTTGAAATACATAGCTCTGTTGATGGGATTAATTGGCAATTGATTAAAATGCTAAGTAACAATGATATTCATGGCCCCGTCATTGATATTACATTTACGACAATCGCTACACAGTATTTAAGAGTCGTAGCAGTAAACAAAAAACAATCTCTAGATGCTCAAATACCACTTTTACCATTATACATAGATGAAATAGCAGTATTTTAG
- a CDS encoding TonB-dependent receptor, which yields MKLNTKISPIALALATTIASTNVTLAEEQVKQKENKALLDLEKIVVTGSTGRGVTKLESSVSITTLNEEQLAREMPLGTADLLEVIPGFWVEDSGGETNNNVAPRGLRGGEGFRYIGVQEDGLPVVYDGVWVDFYQRQDITIQTMEAVRGGTSGLLTTNGPAALVNFITKKPDDINEGALKLSATDYGMYRAEGFYSGPISDDWKMLIGGFYRQSDGVRDTQFTADRGGQLRVNLVRDLDRGQLTISAKHLDDHTTFFVPIPLQDQSNPKGIPGFDPQSDTMIGNGQRKLKYLKQDGSYKTRDLKDGQHTIHSTLGAHLELDLTDNLYLDAAARYSKFENDMYILLNFDNSTLVEAQSRLLADDAKALVEQFANQGATSAKLRYVDTQQLVEDPSTLNGNGLVTTSYPLFSRYEADQFVSKLSLTYENDRHSLTAGWLYAFVDADDLPVDKWESFFLTDVSNNARLLDIVAVDDENNVIGQLTDNGSTGYAPGWGQATAYGESSSHSLFVNEQYQATENLRLDAGIRIEWLDLDSTASGTMFALPVNGAFDEYGQDIDNNLANNYTDAPSNEFYKKSLSETETAWTVGFNYKFNDNVSTFGRYADAFEMPRLLSHGQTIHAGESANFNDVVNLTFSELGVRYASQDFGTSITLFNTKFKDLTERNFTGADGTVANQTIDTVTKGIEYEVSWRPTSNINVEVAGVVQRPEMEGFTGNFSSWEGNQVKRTPKIQLRVTPTYYFDNGNAYLTVHHIGDRFSDGQNQFELPAYTTFDAGVNYAFSDNVNLHVKATNLTDEIGLTEGNPRAINDEQAGYEYYYARPILGRTLTASVTINF from the coding sequence GTGAAACTAAATACAAAAATATCACCTATAGCACTTGCTTTAGCTACTACCATTGCTTCAACAAACGTTACACTCGCTGAAGAGCAAGTAAAACAAAAAGAAAATAAAGCGTTATTAGATTTAGAAAAAATTGTTGTAACTGGTTCTACGGGGAGAGGCGTTACTAAATTAGAATCGTCAGTGTCGATAACTACATTAAATGAAGAACAACTAGCGAGAGAGATGCCTTTAGGAACAGCGGACTTATTAGAAGTTATTCCCGGGTTTTGGGTTGAAGATTCTGGCGGAGAGACTAACAATAATGTTGCACCGCGTGGTTTAAGAGGTGGTGAAGGCTTTAGATATATTGGCGTTCAAGAAGACGGGTTGCCCGTAGTGTATGATGGTGTATGGGTTGATTTTTATCAGCGTCAAGACATTACAATTCAAACTATGGAGGCGGTTCGAGGAGGCACAAGTGGTTTGTTAACTACTAATGGACCAGCTGCACTTGTTAATTTTATAACTAAAAAACCGGATGACATTAATGAAGGCGCCTTAAAGCTCAGTGCAACTGACTATGGTATGTATCGAGCAGAAGGTTTTTATAGTGGGCCAATATCTGATGATTGGAAAATGCTAATTGGAGGTTTCTACAGACAATCAGATGGTGTGCGTGATACACAGTTTACTGCTGACAGAGGCGGCCAACTACGAGTAAATTTAGTGCGAGATTTAGATCGTGGTCAATTAACTATATCTGCAAAGCACTTAGATGATCATACAACGTTTTTTGTGCCTATTCCTTTGCAAGATCAGAGTAATCCTAAAGGAATTCCTGGCTTTGATCCGCAAAGTGATACGATGATTGGTAATGGTCAGCGAAAATTAAAATACTTAAAACAAGATGGAAGCTATAAGACTCGTGATTTAAAAGATGGTCAACACACTATTCACAGTACATTGGGAGCCCATTTAGAACTTGATCTAACGGATAATTTATATCTTGATGCAGCTGCGCGATATTCAAAGTTTGAAAATGATATGTACATATTGTTGAATTTTGATAATTCAACCTTAGTTGAAGCGCAATCGAGGTTACTTGCTGACGATGCAAAAGCGTTGGTTGAACAGTTCGCAAATCAAGGTGCTACGTCAGCAAAACTAAGATATGTTGATACTCAGCAACTGGTAGAAGATCCAAGTACTTTAAACGGCAATGGATTGGTAACAACAAGCTATCCATTATTTTCAAGATATGAAGCAGATCAATTTGTCTCAAAGTTAAGTTTAACTTACGAAAATGACCGTCATAGTTTAACCGCTGGTTGGTTGTATGCGTTTGTTGATGCTGATGACCTACCTGTTGATAAATGGGAATCATTTTTCTTAACAGATGTCTCAAACAATGCTCGGTTGCTCGATATCGTTGCCGTTGATGATGAAAATAATGTTATTGGTCAGTTAACTGATAATGGCTCTACAGGTTATGCACCTGGGTGGGGGCAGGCAACCGCTTATGGTGAGTCGAGTTCACATTCATTATTTGTTAATGAACAATATCAGGCCACTGAAAACCTACGTTTAGATGCGGGTATAAGAATAGAGTGGCTTGATTTAGATAGTACAGCATCAGGCACAATGTTTGCGCTACCTGTTAACGGTGCTTTTGACGAATATGGTCAAGATATCGATAACAATTTGGCAAATAACTATACAGATGCGCCATCAAACGAATTTTACAAAAAATCACTTAGTGAAACGGAAACAGCTTGGACAGTCGGTTTTAATTATAAATTTAATGATAATGTATCAACATTCGGTCGATATGCAGATGCATTTGAAATGCCTCGATTATTAAGTCACGGACAAACGATTCATGCCGGTGAAAGTGCCAACTTTAATGACGTTGTTAATCTTACCTTTTCAGAATTAGGTGTACGTTATGCTAGCCAAGATTTTGGTACGTCAATTACGCTATTTAATACTAAATTTAAAGATTTAACGGAGCGTAATTTTACGGGGGCTGATGGCACTGTTGCCAATCAAACTATAGATACGGTCACAAAAGGTATAGAGTATGAAGTAAGCTGGCGCCCTACAAGCAATATAAATGTTGAAGTTGCGGGTGTAGTGCAAAGACCAGAAATGGAAGGGTTTACCGGTAACTTTTCAAGTTGGGAAGGAAATCAAGTTAAGCGCACACCAAAAATACAGTTACGAGTAACGCCAACCTATTATTTTGATAATGGTAATGCTTATCTGACGGTACATCATATTGGCGATCGTTTTTCTGATGGTCAAAATCAATTTGAACTACCCGCGTACACTACATTTGATGCGGGTGTTAACTATGCGTTTTCAGATAATGTTAATTTACATGTTAAAGCAACCAATTTAACTGACGAGATTGGCCTTACCGAAGGAAACCCCAGAGCGATTAATGATGAGCAGGCCGGTTACGAGTATTATTACGCGCGTCCCATTCTTGGCCGAACATTAACAGCTTCTGTCACTATTAATTTCTAA